TGTAAAAGACGAGATAGAATACAGTTACAGGTTTACAAATATTGACAGCCCTATCTTAGAAGCTACTTTTGAATTAAATAACAAAGGATTTAGCGACTTAAGAGTTGAAATGTTTAAAAAAATGCGCTCAAACCAGCCAAGAACTCCAAGTGCCGGAAGCTGCTTTAAAAATCCAGAAGGTGATTATGCAGGAAGGCTTATTGAAGCTGTAGGACTAAAAGGTGTCAAAAAAGGAGATATGGAATTTAGCCTTGAACATGCTAATTTTTTAGTAAATCATGGTAACGGTACATATCAAGACGCACTATACTTGATAAAAGAAGCTCAAAGGCTTGTATACGAAGAATTTAAAATTGAATTAGAATTAGAGATTCAGATACTAGATGAAGAGTTTATAACCATCTAGTATCTTTTGTTTTAAAAACGAATCATCACACCTGCATAGAAACCTGAAAAATCAAAATCAATTTTACCAAGTGTAGTATATAATAGCTCATCTGTCTCTATCTTTTGAACTCTATAACCAACTTCAATGGCAGGTTGAATTACCGGTGAAATATCAAAAGTATAATCAAGTTTTATTCTTGCATCATAAACAGTATTATCAGAGTATGAAACATATTTTGCATCAGCCTCTGCACCCAATCCTGATAGTGGAAGTTGAAATCTTGTTCTTAAATATCCTAAAGGTAATACAAAGTCATCTGACATATTCATTGATGCATGAACAGTATCTAGTGATATAGATTTTATATCTAAACCTAAATCAATAGTGATCCAACCTGTGTTATCTAAAATATTGTAATAAGGGATTACATCTATTTGAGCAAATTCAGTTGTCTCATTCCATGCATTTACAGAAGTAGTTTTAACATGCTCAATTCTTATGTTAGGAATAATAGGAGCTGGATGTTTTATAAAAGCCCATACATATGTATCGTTTTCTTTGTCGTATGTCGTTTTTGTACCTGTAATAGATGTACTTGATGTCTCTTGCTTCCACACACCTACACCTGCTTCAACTCTTGCTATGTCTGCAAAGATTGAACTTGCTATCGCACTAGAAGCTAATAGTGCTAGTAATAATTTTTTGTACATAATTTTCTCCATTTATATTAATGGCATATTATATCTAATAATTGAATTTGGGATACTTAAAACAATGTATTAGAGCAAAAAGCTCTAACACTATATATGAAGGAGAATAAGATCTTTAGGAGAGAAATCTTATATAGTTTTTCACCCTTACGGGTGATGTGATAATTTATTTACCAAGGAGTGATAATAAAATTATAAAGTGCTTTTCTAAAGAAAGCTTACAGTGCAGCTTTTGCTGCTTCTAAAGCTTCTTCATAGTTAGGCTCAGTTGTAATTTCAGGTACAACTTGCTTATACGTTACTTTACCGTCTTTACCAACTACAAAAATAACTCTTGCAGTAATACCAGCTAAAGGACCATCAGCTAGTAATACACCGTAGTTATTTGCGAAATCTTTGTTTCTGAAATCAGAACAAACTTTTAAGTTCTCAATACCAGCTGCACCACACCATCTAGCTGCTGCAAAAGGTAAATCCATAGAAACCGTAATAACCTCTACACCTTCTAATGAAGCTGCTTCTTGGTTGAATCTTCTTGTTTCTGCATCACATACACCTGTATCTAATGAAGGAACAGCTACAACTAATTGAACCTTACCTTCACCACCGATTTGCTCATCTTGAAGCATCGGATCACAGTTTACAACTGTTGTTACTGGTGCAGTATCACCTACATTAACTTCGTTACCTGCTAGGTTACAAACGATGTCATTCTTAAAAGTTACTGTTGCCATATTTGGCTCCTTTTGTGTGTTTTGTTGTTTGGGTAGAAGAAGTTTACATAAAATCGGATAATTTTAGTCTTATTAACTTATAAGTAAAAAATTAACTAAGTTTTACTTAAGATTAGACTTTTGATTTTGGAGAAACATCTATATTTTTAAGCTCTGTAAACATCCCTTTTTCATACATCTCTATAGCTACACGCCCTATCATAGCTGCATTATCCGAGCAGTATTTTAACTCACTTAAAAGCAGTTCTGCACCATGTGGTTTTAACAACTCTTCTATTTGTGAGCGTAAATAAAGGTTTGCTGATGCCCCACCGACTATCGCAAATCTTTGTGGCGGGTTTGTTTTAAAATACTTTTTCAACTTTTGAGTAAGGTGTGCTGTAGCTATATGTTCAAACGAAGCGGCTATATCTTTATATTCATTTTCATTTTCTGCTTTTTCAACTGCTAAACGAACGGCATTTTTAAGTCCAGAGTAGCTAAATGCTATCAGCGGAGATTGTGATAGAGGGATCGTAAAGTTATGTTTTTTTCTATCTCCATCTTTAGCCAATTCTTGAATAAGCGGACCTCCAGGATAACCAAGTCCCATCATCTTTGCAACTTTATCAAAGCTCTCACCAAAAGAATCATCCATACTTTTAGCTACTGTTTCTATATTTTCTAAAGATTCAACCTGCATTACCTGCGTATGCCCACCTGAAACAAGCAGAACTGTACAAGGAAACTTCGTCTCTTTCTCAATGAACAAAGAGTATATATGCCCAATAAGATGGTTAACACCTATAAGTGGAATGTTTAAAGATATAGCAACAGCCTTAGCCATAGTAACACCTTCAACAAGCGTTACTGCCAGTCCAGGAGATGAAGTAACGGCAACTGCTTTTAAGTCTTTAAAATAAGGTTCGCATTCCTCTAGTATCTTTGGTAGTGCTTCTGCATGCAGACGTGCAGCAAGCTCTGGTACTACTCCACCATATACAGAGTGTTCCAACTCTTGAGAGATCTTTTTATGAAAAATCAGCTCTTTAGTTTCTATATCTGTAATAGCTATAGCACTATCATCACATGAACTCTCAATACTTAATATCATTATCTGCCCAGTTCTCTACGGATTTTTGCATCTATCTCAAAAACATCATCAATGCTTTTTGGCTCTATATCGTAAGTCTCGTAGGCATCTAAAATAGTTTTGTGAATATCTAAAAATCCGATCTCTTTATTTATAAACTTCTCTATTGCAACCTCATTTGCTGCATTAA
This Sulfurimonas sp. DNA region includes the following protein-coding sequences:
- a CDS encoding UDP-N-acetylmuramate dehydrogenase, giving the protein MSYKKIDFSKYSSIKIGPELDVYILDACDTKGMKDAYLIGSCNNILIGDNPPPLMKLAKIYDYIKIEDNLLKIGGATPSGKIASFCKKNNISDFEFVSHLPGTLGGLVYMNAGLKEFEIFNHLISIVTCRGEFVKDEIEYSYRFTNIDSPILEATFELNNKGFSDLRVEMFKKMRSNQPRTPSAGSCFKNPEGDYAGRLIEAVGLKGVKKGDMEFSLEHANFLVNHGNGTYQDALYLIKEAQRLVYEEFKIELELEIQILDEEFITI
- a CDS encoding TIGR04219 family outer membrane beta-barrel protein, producing MYKKLLLALLASSAIASSIFADIARVEAGVGVWKQETSSTSITGTKTTYDKENDTYVWAFIKHPAPIIPNIRIEHVKTTSVNAWNETTEFAQIDVIPYYNILDNTGWITIDLGLDIKSISLDTVHASMNMSDDFVLPLGYLRTRFQLPLSGLGAEADAKYVSYSDNTVYDARIKLDYTFDISPVIQPAIEVGYRVQKIETDELLYTTLGKIDFDFSGFYAGVMIRF
- the tpx gene encoding thiol peroxidase — encoded protein: MATVTFKNDIVCNLAGNEVNVGDTAPVTTVVNCDPMLQDEQIGGEGKVQLVVAVPSLDTGVCDAETRRFNQEAASLEGVEVITVSMDLPFAAARWCGAAGIENLKVCSDFRNKDFANNYGVLLADGPLAGITARVIFVVGKDGKVTYKQVVPEITTEPNYEEALEAAKAAL
- the tsaD gene encoding tRNA (adenosine(37)-N6)-threonylcarbamoyltransferase complex transferase subunit TsaD — its product is MILSIESSCDDSAIAITDIETKELIFHKKISQELEHSVYGGVVPELAARLHAEALPKILEECEPYFKDLKAVAVTSSPGLAVTLVEGVTMAKAVAISLNIPLIGVNHLIGHIYSLFIEKETKFPCTVLLVSGGHTQVMQVESLENIETVAKSMDDSFGESFDKVAKMMGLGYPGGPLIQELAKDGDRKKHNFTIPLSQSPLIAFSYSGLKNAVRLAVEKAENENEYKDIAASFEHIATAHLTQKLKKYFKTNPPQRFAIVGGASANLYLRSQIEELLKPHGAELLLSELKYCSDNAAMIGRVAIEMYEKGMFTELKNIDVSPKSKV